A genomic window from Tolypothrix sp. PCC 7910 includes:
- a CDS encoding metal ABC transporter permease: MNLFTDCQITWLAVSNTQDLVELLKFPFMQRAIAGAVMMGILGGLLGCFVTLRQLSFFSHAVGHAALVGVALGVLLQLNPTWMLLPFTLVFGVIVLYLIDKTDLASDSVLSIVLSGALAIGVILTSLIKGYRGNLMGVLFGDILAIDATDLMLTLLLLLGSSVFLLSTLQQQILLTLNADVAQVQGIPVQLYRYGFVILLSLAVAVAIKAVGVLLVNAFLVIPAATAKLMSHHFSRFLILSVIIGSSSSVAGMMVSGLFNLASGPSIVLVQFLVFVAVFAWIKLTMKAA, from the coding sequence ATGAATTTATTCACAGATTGCCAGATAACTTGGCTAGCTGTTAGCAATACTCAAGATTTGGTGGAGTTGTTAAAATTCCCCTTTATGCAGCGTGCGATCGCAGGTGCTGTGATGATGGGAATACTTGGCGGTTTATTAGGCTGTTTTGTTACCTTGCGCCAGCTTTCCTTTTTTAGCCATGCGGTTGGTCATGCAGCCTTAGTCGGTGTGGCATTAGGCGTATTGCTACAGTTAAATCCTACATGGATGTTGCTGCCATTTACCTTGGTGTTTGGCGTAATTGTCCTCTACTTAATCGACAAAACCGATTTAGCTAGCGATAGCGTACTTAGTATAGTTCTCTCAGGAGCATTAGCGATCGGTGTGATTCTCACCAGCCTCATCAAAGGTTATCGCGGTAATTTGATGGGCGTGTTATTTGGAGATATTCTGGCAATTGATGCCACAGATTTAATGTTAACCCTGCTTTTGCTCCTAGGCAGCAGTGTTTTCTTACTATCAACCCTGCAACAGCAAATTTTATTGACTCTCAACGCAGATGTAGCTCAAGTACAAGGTATTCCCGTCCAATTGTATCGCTATGGATTTGTGATATTGCTGTCATTAGCGGTAGCTGTAGCCATCAAAGCTGTTGGTGTATTGCTAGTGAACGCCTTTTTGGTAATTCCTGCTGCTACTGCTAAATTAATGAGTCACCATTTCAGCCGCTTCCTTATCTTGTCAGTGATTATCGGTTCTAGTAGCAGCGTTGCAGGCATGATGGTTTCAGGACTATTTAACCTAGCCTCTGGCCCCAGTATCGTTCTAGTTCAGTTTCTCGTATTTGTAGCTGTTTTCGCCTGGATCAAGTTGACGATGAAAGCAGCATAA
- a CDS encoding metal ABC transporter ATP-binding protein — MTSPILKVEGLTVYQGNYLALRDVSFELFTGTDTAIVGPNGAGKSTLVKAILDLIPRNNGYVEIFGQPIKNLLNSRHLLGYMPQNFIFDRSFPISVSELVGLGWMRTSKQKQKKGSLFNKLWRKEPEKSAAIAQALQRTDAYHLRNQAIGTLSGGQLKRVLLAYCLVTPRKLLVLDEAFAGVDVQGAADFYILLNELKQQEGWTILQVSHDIDMVSRHCDRILCLNQTVVCTGKPEIALSPQNLLATYGPGFSRYQHHH, encoded by the coding sequence ATAACATCTCCAATTTTAAAAGTAGAAGGATTAACTGTATACCAAGGTAATTACTTAGCCTTAAGAGATGTTTCTTTTGAATTATTTACTGGTACAGATACAGCCATAGTAGGCCCAAATGGTGCAGGTAAAAGTACTTTAGTAAAAGCTATTTTAGATTTAATTCCCCGCAATAATGGTTATGTAGAAATATTTGGTCAACCAATCAAGAATTTACTTAATTCACGCCATTTATTAGGCTATATGCCGCAAAATTTTATTTTTGACCGCAGTTTTCCCATTTCTGTTAGTGAATTGGTAGGGCTGGGGTGGATGAGAACTTCTAAACAAAAACAAAAAAAAGGTTCATTATTCAATAAATTATGGAGAAAAGAACCAGAGAAATCAGCAGCGATCGCGCAAGCTTTACAGAGAACTGATGCTTATCACTTACGCAATCAAGCTATTGGAACTTTGAGCGGTGGTCAACTCAAGCGAGTATTATTAGCTTATTGTTTAGTAACACCTCGCAAACTGTTGGTACTAGATGAAGCCTTCGCCGGAGTTGATGTACAAGGTGCAGCAGATTTTTATATTTTGCTAAATGAGTTAAAGCAACAGGAAGGTTGGACAATATTGCAGGTTTCTCATGATATTGATATGGTCAGCCGCCATTGCGATCGCATTCTTTGTTTAAACCAAACTGTCGTTTGTACTGGTAAACCAGAAATTGCACTTTCACCGCAAAACCTGTTAGCAACCTATGGGCCTGGGTTCAGTCGTTATCAACATCATCACTAA
- a CDS encoding metal ABC transporter solute-binding protein, Zn/Mn family: MLSIATGCNQSPANQQAASNVSPPAKKTKVVTTFLPIYWFTKAVAGDAAEVDILVPPGTEVHEYQAKPENIQAIATANVLVKNGLGLEEFLEETVKNAQNPKLTVIDASKGIKPLAEISPIVSTAKEEKDHDHEHTEGNPHVWLDPVLAKQQITTIRDGLIAADPKNKATYEANATAYIQKLDSLNSEFQQTLQKNPNCTFVTFHDAFPYLAQRYKLQQVAVVEIPEDQLSPSDVQNAVNVVKKYKVKALFSEPGIDNKLLKSLSQDLKLNLQTLDSLENGDTEPQHYFQAMKANLQNLATACK, from the coding sequence ATGCTCTCAATTGCAACTGGTTGTAACCAATCACCAGCAAATCAGCAAGCAGCATCTAACGTATCGCCGCCTGCTAAAAAAACTAAAGTAGTAACAACATTTTTACCAATATATTGGTTTACAAAAGCTGTTGCTGGGGATGCAGCAGAGGTAGACATTTTAGTACCGCCAGGTACAGAGGTACATGAATATCAAGCCAAACCAGAAAATATACAAGCGATCGCTACAGCTAATGTACTAGTCAAAAATGGTTTAGGCTTAGAAGAATTTCTAGAAGAGACTGTCAAAAATGCCCAAAATCCCAAATTAACTGTGATTGATGCTAGTAAAGGTATTAAACCTCTAGCAGAGATTTCTCCCATCGTCAGCACTGCGAAAGAGGAAAAAGACCACGATCATGAACATACTGAGGGTAATCCTCACGTTTGGCTAGATCCAGTTTTGGCAAAACAGCAAATAACAACTATTCGGGATGGATTGATTGCAGCCGATCCGAAAAATAAAGCTACTTATGAAGCGAACGCCACAGCTTATATCCAAAAATTAGACAGCTTAAATAGCGAATTTCAACAAACTTTGCAGAAAAATCCTAACTGTACCTTTGTCACCTTTCATGATGCCTTTCCATATTTAGCTCAACGCTATAAACTTCAGCAAGTTGCAGTAGTAGAAATTCCTGAAGACCAACTTTCACCAAGCGATGTGCAAAATGCAGTTAATGTAGTAAAAAAATATAAAGTTAAAGCTTTATTCAGCGAGCCAGGAATCGATAATAAATTACTGAAAAGTCTATCTCAAGACTTAAAGTTAAATTTACAAACCCTAGATTCTTTAGAAAATGGCGACACAGAACCGCAGCATTATTTCCAAGCTATGAAAGCTAATTTGCAAAACTTAGCCACAGCCTGTAAATAG
- a CDS encoding iron uptake porin, whose product MRKVWKSLLAGSAVGGAMLFLGAAAVAGEISEPLVAAEQEQEIENPPQQQVMSQVTSVSQLSDVQPTDWAFQALQSLVERYGCIAGYPNGTFRGNRALTRYEFAAGLNACLNRVNELIATSTAELVTKEDLATLQRLQENFSAELATLRGRVDALEAKTAELEANQFSTTTKLNGEVVIALAGVVAGNTVNDTKVNRNIVLGNRVRLNFDTSFTGQDLLRTRLQSTNLDFFSNTATFTPEGDLRFAIPGDNRNSVGIDALLYQFPLGKNTTVTLEANAGAIDDFTNTVNPYIDGDGGSGALSQFGTRNPIYYLVNGTGIGIKHEFNDRLEISLGYLSNSAASPEAGSGLFNGAYGAMAQLTVKPSDQITLGLTYINAYNNNFFANGSGGSNNANNLLQSASSNSYGVEVSFQPSSKFVIGGWAGYTNARVLSGSNGDADIWNYALTLAFPDLGKKGNVAGIVVGMEPKVTGVSSSLSSAGINKDPNTSYHIEAFYQYKVSDNITITPGVIWLTAPDHNEQNDSVVIGALRTTFSF is encoded by the coding sequence ATGCGGAAAGTATGGAAGTCTCTGCTGGCTGGTTCAGCAGTTGGCGGTGCAATGCTATTTTTAGGTGCAGCAGCCGTTGCGGGTGAAATTAGTGAGCCGCTTGTTGCAGCTGAACAAGAACAAGAGATTGAGAATCCCCCGCAACAACAGGTAATGTCCCAAGTTACCTCAGTATCTCAACTGTCAGATGTGCAGCCTACAGATTGGGCATTTCAAGCATTGCAATCGTTGGTAGAACGTTATGGTTGTATTGCAGGCTATCCCAACGGCACATTTCGGGGTAATCGCGCACTCACAAGATATGAGTTTGCTGCTGGTTTGAATGCTTGTCTCAATCGTGTGAATGAACTGATTGCTACTAGCACTGCGGAGTTAGTTACAAAAGAAGATTTAGCCACACTGCAAAGATTGCAAGAGAATTTCTCTGCAGAACTGGCGACGTTACGAGGTCGAGTAGATGCATTAGAAGCGAAAACTGCGGAGTTAGAAGCAAATCAATTTTCCACTACAACCAAACTCAACGGAGAAGTAGTTATAGCCTTAGCAGGTGTCGTAGCTGGAAATACAGTCAATGATACGAAAGTTAACCGAAATATTGTGCTGGGAAACCGAGTACGTCTGAATTTTGATACTAGTTTTACTGGTCAAGATTTACTGAGAACGAGACTTCAGTCCACAAACCTAGACTTCTTTTCTAATACTGCTACCTTTACACCAGAAGGAGACTTACGATTTGCTATCCCTGGTGATAACAGAAATAGTGTAGGAATTGATGCATTGTTGTATCAATTTCCTCTTGGCAAGAACACAACTGTTACTCTAGAGGCAAATGCAGGTGCAATTGATGATTTTACCAACACAGTTAATCCTTATATAGATGGTGATGGTGGTAGTGGTGCTTTGTCTCAATTTGGTACTCGTAACCCAATTTACTATTTAGTGAATGGTACTGGTATAGGTATCAAACACGAGTTTAATGATCGGCTGGAAATAAGTTTGGGATATTTATCAAATAGTGCTGCTAGCCCTGAGGCTGGATCTGGTTTGTTCAACGGTGCTTATGGTGCTATGGCACAGTTAACTGTTAAACCTAGCGATCAAATCACTCTAGGTTTGACCTATATCAATGCCTATAACAATAACTTTTTTGCTAATGGTAGTGGGGGTAGCAATAATGCTAATAATTTATTGCAAAGCGCTTCTAGTAATTCCTACGGTGTAGAAGTATCCTTCCAGCCTAGCTCAAAATTTGTCATCGGTGGCTGGGCAGGTTACACAAACGCTCGTGTTCTTTCCGGTTCCAATGGTGATGCTGATATCTGGAACTATGCGCTCACTTTAGCTTTCCCTGATCTAGGTAAAAAGGGTAATGTTGCAGGTATTGTTGTGGGTATGGAACCGAAAGTTACTGGTGTAAGTAGTTCTCTTAGCAGTGCAGGTATTAACAAAGATCCAAACACTTCTTATCATATTGAAGCTTTCTATCAGTACAAAGTCAGCGACAATATCACCATTACCCCTGGAGTAATTTGGTTGACAGCACCAGATCATAACGAGCAAAACGATAGTGTTGTGATTGGTGCGCTCAGAACTACATTCAGTTTCTAG
- a CDS encoding ATP-binding protein translates to MKNQPSSSKFRVLPLQLVLIVPFVVQVFGTVGLVGYLSFKNGEKAVQNLAEQLMKRTTSQVNHHLDGYLSIPHKVNQINADALCMGLLNVRDRKTIGKFFWHEMQAYDLTYIGLYLPNGEGAGAARFDGKTITIDDMVTKTPSVPKNSTTYLTDNDGNPTQILAAVKWDVLNQPAYTEPVKAGKFIWNPIYTYYDPAYPPYISAAAGRPVYDSRKNLIGVVGVEIHLLKLSEFLRTLDISRAGQVFIMERDGMLVANSAPEQPFNLVNNETKRLKATESPNPVVQGLAKELQKSIPNFKSITNTQKLNVNFQGEHYHVHIEPWRDEYGLNWLVVTSVPESSFMAQINANTQTTILLCVGALGVATVVGLLTSRWIARPILRLNQASQAMALGNLDQTVKDGNIQEFNILAHSFNHMAGQLRDSFTALEQSNAELEARVEERTAQLQQAKQAAEAANHSKSKFLANMNHELRTPLNGILGYAQILQRDPATTEKQQKGLSVIHQCGSHLLTLINDILDLSKLEVQKMDLYPQDFHLANFLISTVEICRIKAEQKGVAFNYHPAANLPIAVYADDKRLRQVLLNLLSNAVKFTDFGSVNFSVEALEKKEIGDRLSTRIRFQVSDTGIGIAAEKLAAIFLPFEQAGKRDRNNEGTGLGLAISQQIVEMMGGTIQVKSILGKGSTFWFEIDLPTATDWLSQNGTSQQKVIGYQGERRKILVIDDHRENRAVVMGMLEPLGFKMMEADNGQTGLDTAIQMRPDLIITDVMMSQMNGLEMTRRLRQLSDFATTPIIASPASLSQVDMQETMDAGCNSFFPKPIEFTGLLRELQQYLDLHWIYETPPQTDETSTEEDNPTDWLVPAPAELIALYQAAQDGFMADIQQEANRLKQINPQYAPFANKLLDLSQKFDDEGIIDLLQAHM, encoded by the coding sequence ATGAAGAACCAGCCATCATCCAGTAAATTCCGGGTATTGCCATTACAACTTGTTCTCATTGTTCCTTTTGTGGTGCAAGTGTTTGGCACAGTGGGATTGGTGGGATATTTGTCCTTCAAAAACGGTGAAAAAGCGGTTCAGAATTTAGCAGAACAGTTGATGAAGCGAACTACCAGTCAAGTAAATCATCATTTAGATGGCTACCTATCGATTCCCCATAAAGTAAATCAAATTAATGCTGATGCACTTTGTATGGGTTTGCTGAATGTGCGCGATCGCAAAACCATTGGTAAGTTCTTCTGGCACGAAATGCAAGCTTATGACTTAACTTACATTGGTCTGTATCTCCCCAACGGCGAAGGCGCTGGAGCTGCTCGTTTTGATGGCAAAACGATCACTATCGATGATATGGTCACCAAAACACCCAGTGTTCCCAAAAATTCTACAACCTATTTGACAGACAACGATGGTAACCCTACTCAAATCCTCGCAGCCGTTAAGTGGGATGTTCTCAATCAACCTGCATACACTGAACCAGTAAAAGCCGGAAAATTCATCTGGAATCCTATCTATACATACTACGATCCCGCCTATCCTCCCTATATTTCGGCAGCAGCAGGTCGCCCAGTTTATGATTCTAGGAAAAATCTGATTGGCGTAGTGGGGGTTGAAATCCACCTCTTGAAGCTCAGCGAATTTTTGCGAACATTAGATATCAGTCGTGCTGGGCAAGTGTTTATTATGGAGCGGGATGGGATGTTAGTTGCCAATTCTGCGCCAGAGCAACCTTTTAATTTAGTCAACAACGAAACTAAGCGCCTAAAAGCAACAGAGAGTCCCAATCCTGTGGTGCAAGGTCTTGCTAAGGAACTGCAAAAAAGCATTCCCAACTTTAAATCCATCACCAATACACAAAAACTGAATGTCAACTTTCAGGGAGAACATTACCATGTGCATATTGAGCCCTGGCGCGATGAATATGGTTTGAATTGGTTGGTTGTGACTAGCGTGCCAGAAAGTAGTTTTATGGCACAGATTAATGCTAACACCCAAACAACTATCTTACTTTGTGTTGGGGCTTTGGGGGTAGCAACAGTAGTTGGATTGTTGACCTCTCGCTGGATTGCACGTCCCATCCTCCGCCTGAATCAAGCTAGCCAGGCAATGGCGCTGGGTAATTTAGACCAGACAGTCAAAGATGGCAACATCCAAGAATTCAATATTCTCGCCCATTCTTTTAACCACATGGCAGGGCAATTGCGTGACTCATTCACTGCTTTAGAACAAAGTAATGCAGAACTAGAAGCACGGGTAGAAGAACGCACCGCCCAACTGCAACAAGCAAAGCAAGCCGCAGAAGCCGCAAACCACAGCAAGAGTAAATTTCTTGCTAATATGAACCACGAACTACGAACTCCTCTTAACGGTATCCTTGGCTATGCCCAGATTCTCCAACGCGATCCAGCGACTACCGAAAAGCAACAAAAGGGATTAAGCGTGATTCATCAGTGCGGTTCCCATCTATTGACGCTGATCAATGACATTCTGGATCTGTCTAAATTGGAAGTGCAGAAGATGGATCTCTATCCTCAAGATTTCCATTTAGCTAACTTCCTCATCTCCACAGTAGAAATTTGCCGCATCAAAGCCGAGCAAAAGGGAGTAGCTTTTAATTACCACCCTGCTGCTAATTTACCGATCGCTGTTTATGCCGATGATAAACGCCTACGGCAAGTATTGCTGAACCTCCTCAGCAATGCCGTGAAATTTACCGACTTTGGCAGCGTGAATTTTAGCGTTGAAGCATTAGAAAAGAAGGAAATTGGCGATCGCCTCTCCACTAGAATCCGCTTCCAGGTATCTGATACTGGTATTGGCATAGCAGCAGAAAAACTAGCAGCTATCTTTTTACCCTTTGAACAAGCCGGGAAACGCGATCGCAATAATGAAGGTACTGGCTTAGGGTTGGCTATCAGTCAGCAAATTGTGGAGATGATGGGCGGCACAATTCAGGTAAAAAGCATTCTCGGTAAAGGTAGCACCTTCTGGTTTGAAATAGATTTACCCACCGCCACCGATTGGCTGTCCCAAAATGGGACTAGCCAGCAAAAGGTAATTGGCTATCAAGGCGAACGGCGCAAAATTTTAGTGATTGACGATCACCGAGAGAATCGTGCTGTGGTGATGGGAATGCTGGAACCCCTGGGTTTCAAGATGATGGAGGCAGACAATGGGCAGACGGGATTGGATACAGCTATCCAGATGCGTCCCGATTTGATTATTACTGATGTAATGATGTCACAAATGAATGGGCTGGAAATGACTCGCCGCCTGCGCCAACTGTCAGATTTTGCCACAACTCCAATTATCGCTTCTCCTGCTAGTCTATCTCAGGTGGATATGCAAGAAACGATGGACGCAGGTTGTAATAGCTTTTTCCCCAAACCAATTGAATTCACTGGATTATTACGGGAGTTGCAGCAGTACTTGGATTTGCATTGGATTTACGAAACTCCACCGCAGACAGATGAAACCTCTACTGAAGAAGACAATCCCACAGATTGGCTTGTACCAGCACCAGCGGAATTGATAGCCCTGTATCAAGCAGCACAGGATGGCTTTATGGCTGACATCCAACAGGAAGCCAACCGACTGAAGCAAATCAATCCCCAATATGCACCCTTCGCGAACAAGCTGCTAGATTTGAGTCAGAAGTTTGATGATGAGGGTATTATCGATTTGCTACAAGCACATATGTAG
- a CDS encoding sensor histidine kinase — MTIETTARTGTILVVDDNPTNIQVLFDILSEIGYRVAIAKSGEAALQRLQSYHPDLILLDVMMPGIDGFETCQRLKYQPETSDIPVIFMTALSDTVDKVKGLSLGAVDYITKPIQHEEALARIRVHLQLHNSQQVLEQRTSELSQALEDLKQAQVHLVQSEKMSSLGQLVAGLAHEINNPVNFIYGNLKPAEEHIRDLITFVSLYRECHPEPHPEIQAWMEEVDVDYLTEDLPKLLNSLKLGSDRIRQLVVSLRNFSRLDESELKPTDIHTGIDSTLLILQHRLKGSPDHPTIQVIKDYGQVPMVECYPSQLNQVVMNLLSNAIDALEESKVNTTPQITIRTFVSNDNWMTIAIADNGIGIKEEILSQLFDPFFTTKPIGKGTGLGLSISHQIITQKHNGKIYCNSTPGQGTEFIVQIPLQKVICQIA, encoded by the coding sequence ATGACTATTGAAACCACTGCCCGCACCGGAACAATTTTAGTAGTGGATGATAACCCTACCAATATTCAAGTTTTGTTTGATATTTTAAGTGAAATTGGCTACCGAGTGGCGATCGCCAAAAGTGGGGAAGCTGCCCTACAACGCCTCCAGTCTTACCACCCCGATCTGATTTTGTTAGATGTAATGATGCCAGGAATTGATGGGTTTGAAACCTGCCAAAGGCTCAAATATCAACCAGAAACCAGCGATATTCCGGTAATTTTTATGACAGCCCTTTCGGATACAGTGGATAAGGTCAAAGGGTTGAGTTTAGGTGCAGTGGATTATATTACCAAACCCATCCAACACGAAGAAGCACTGGCTAGAATTCGAGTACATTTACAACTGCACAATTCCCAACAAGTTCTCGAACAACGTACCAGCGAACTTTCGCAAGCGCTAGAAGACTTAAAACAGGCACAGGTGCATTTAGTGCAGAGTGAAAAAATGTCTTCTCTCGGGCAATTAGTTGCAGGTTTAGCCCACGAAATCAACAATCCCGTCAACTTTATTTATGGTAATCTCAAACCTGCTGAAGAACATATCCGAGATTTGATTACTTTTGTCTCTTTATACCGAGAATGTCATCCCGAACCACATCCAGAAATTCAAGCTTGGATGGAAGAAGTAGATGTGGATTATCTCACAGAAGACTTGCCCAAGTTGCTCAATTCTCTCAAATTGGGGAGCGATCGCATCCGTCAACTTGTTGTTTCTCTACGCAACTTCTCGCGTTTAGATGAAAGCGAACTCAAACCCACCGATATTCACACGGGTATTGATAGTACTTTACTGATTTTGCAACATCGCCTCAAAGGTAGCCCCGATCATCCCACAATCCAAGTGATCAAAGACTACGGACAAGTGCCAATGGTAGAATGTTACCCCAGCCAACTCAATCAAGTAGTAATGAATCTGCTGAGTAACGCTATTGATGCACTAGAAGAGTCCAAAGTTAACACCACACCGCAAATTACCATTCGCACCTTTGTTAGCAATGATAACTGGATGACAATTGCGATCGCAGATAACGGTATTGGTATCAAAGAGGAAATTCTTTCTCAACTTTTCGATCCCTTTTTCACCACCAAACCTATAGGGAAAGGTACTGGATTGGGATTGTCTATTAGCCATCAAATTATCACTCAAAAACACAATGGCAAAATTTACTGTAATTCTACTCCTGGGCAAGGAACAGAATTTATCGTGCAAATTCCACTACAAAAGGTAATATGTCAGATTGCTTAG
- a CDS encoding papain fold toxin domain-containing protein, with translation MKGRIIKIQTAFGEDYIISTRLENQGITDSIMLNGIHYGVEVKDRIFDNLSIQGLTVKDWLNYFECPSGEFLIEYLD, from the coding sequence ATTAAAGGACGAATCATAAAAATTCAAACAGCTTTTGGAGAGGATTATATAATTAGTACACGTCTCGAAAATCAGGGTATAACTGATTCGATTATGTTAAATGGCATTCATTATGGCGTGGAGGTTAAAGACAGAATCTTTGATAATCTCTCAATACAAGGATTAACTGTTAAAGATTGGCTTAATTATTTTGAATGCCCCAGTGGAGAATTTTTAATTGAATATTTAGATTAA
- a CDS encoding UbiD family decarboxylase, whose translation MARDLRGFIKLLEERGQLQRISALVDPELEIAEISNRMLQKGGPGLLFENVKGASFPVAVNLMGTVERICWAMNMQHPEELETLGKKLSMLQQPKPPKKISQAIDFGKVLFDVLKAKPGRDFFPACQQVVIQGEDLDLNKLPLIRPYVGDAGKIITLGLVITKDCETGTPNVGVYRLQLQSKNTMTVHWLSVRGGARHLRKAAERGKKLEIAIALGVDPLIIMAAATPIPVDLSEWLFAGLYGGSGVQLAKCKTVDLEVPADAEFVLEGTITPGEVLPDGPFGDHMGYYGGVEDSPLIRFQCMTHRKDPIYLTTFSGRPPKEEAMMAIALNRIYTPILRQQVSEIVDFFLPMEALSYKAAIISIDKAYPGQARRAALAFWSALPQFTYTKFVIVVDKDINIRDPRQVVWAISSKVDPTRDVFILPNTPFDTLDFASEKIGLGGRMGIDATTKIPPETEHEWGAPLESDPDVAAMVDRRWAEYGLADLQLGEVDPNLFGYDMR comes from the coding sequence ATGGCGAGAGATTTGCGGGGATTTATCAAACTTCTGGAAGAAAGGGGACAATTACAGCGAATTTCTGCTTTAGTTGACCCAGAGTTAGAGATTGCGGAGATTTCTAACCGAATGCTGCAAAAAGGTGGGCCGGGGTTACTGTTTGAAAATGTTAAAGGCGCATCCTTCCCGGTGGCGGTGAATTTGATGGGAACTGTGGAAAGGATCTGCTGGGCGATGAATATGCAGCATCCAGAAGAGTTGGAAACTCTGGGTAAAAAGCTGAGTATGCTGCAACAGCCAAAGCCGCCAAAGAAGATTTCCCAAGCAATAGATTTTGGTAAGGTGCTGTTTGATGTTCTGAAGGCTAAACCAGGACGCGACTTCTTCCCCGCCTGTCAGCAAGTGGTAATTCAAGGCGAGGACTTGGATTTAAATAAGTTGCCTTTGATACGTCCTTATGTGGGTGATGCTGGAAAAATTATTACCCTAGGATTAGTAATCACCAAGGATTGTGAAACAGGTACGCCGAATGTGGGTGTGTATCGCTTGCAACTGCAATCCAAAAATACGATGACCGTGCATTGGTTATCAGTGCGGGGTGGGGCGAGACATTTGCGGAAAGCAGCAGAACGTGGGAAAAAATTAGAAATTGCGATCGCATTGGGTGTAGACCCCTTAATTATCATGGCTGCGGCTACACCTATACCAGTAGATTTATCAGAATGGCTGTTTGCTGGGCTATATGGCGGTTCTGGGGTGCAGTTGGCTAAATGCAAAACTGTAGATTTGGAAGTTCCCGCAGATGCAGAATTTGTGTTAGAAGGAACGATTACACCAGGAGAAGTATTGCCCGATGGGCCTTTTGGCGACCACATGGGTTATTACGGTGGTGTTGAGGATTCGCCATTAATCCGCTTTCAGTGTATGACACACCGCAAAGATCCAATTTACTTAACAACATTTAGCGGTCGTCCACCCAAAGAAGAAGCGATGATGGCGATCGCACTCAATCGGATTTACACGCCTATTTTACGACAACAAGTCTCGGAAATTGTCGATTTCTTCTTACCAATGGAAGCTTTGAGTTACAAAGCGGCGATTATTTCTATTGATAAAGCATATCCCGGACAAGCACGACGGGCAGCTTTGGCTTTTTGGAGTGCTTTACCACAATTTACTTACACCAAGTTTGTGATTGTGGTGGATAAAGATATTAATATTCGCGATCCTCGCCAAGTTGTCTGGGCGATTAGTTCTAAAGTTGACCCCACTAGGGATGTGTTTATTTTACCGAATACACCCTTTGATACTTTAGATTTCGCTAGCGAGAAAATTGGTTTAGGTGGACGCATGGGAATTGATGCTACCACCAAAATTCCCCCAGAAACCGAACATGAATGGGGTGCGCCACTAGAATCAGATCCAGATGTCGCAGCAATGGTTGATCGACGCTGGGCTGAGTATGGTTTAGCAGATTTGCAATTAGGCGAAGTTGACCCAAATCTGTTTGGCTATGATATGAGGTGA
- a CDS encoding TMEM175 family protein, with protein MGKGRLEAFSDAVIAIIITIMVLELKVPHGADFAVLRPLIPIFFSYVLSFIFLGIYWNNHHHLLQAVRNVNGRILWANAHLLFWLSVIPFATGWMGENNFAPVPVALYGTVLLFSAIAYYILTLSLIGHHGKDSTLASALGRDLKGKISLVLYAVGIPLSFVNSWLACGLYIMVAIMWLIPDRRIERHLTSEKAR; from the coding sequence ATGGGGAAGGGGAGGTTAGAAGCATTCAGTGATGCGGTGATTGCGATCATTATCACAATCATGGTATTAGAACTGAAGGTGCCGCATGGTGCTGATTTTGCGGTTCTGCGTCCGCTAATTCCAATATTTTTTAGCTATGTGCTGAGTTTTATTTTTCTTGGTATTTACTGGAACAACCACCATCACCTATTACAAGCAGTCCGTAACGTAAATGGACGTATTCTTTGGGCAAATGCACATCTGCTATTCTGGTTGTCAGTAATTCCTTTCGCTACTGGCTGGATGGGCGAGAATAACTTTGCTCCTGTACCAGTTGCCCTTTATGGTACTGTACTTTTATTCTCTGCGATCGCTTACTACATTCTCACCCTAAGTTTAATTGGTCATCACGGTAAGGACTCAACTTTAGCGTCTGCACTGGGTCGAGACTTAAAGGGCAAGATATCGCTAGTATTGTATGCCGTAGGAATTCCACTTTCCTTTGTTAACTCATGGTTAGCTTGTGGGCTATACATTATGGTTGCAATTATGTGGCTGATCCCTGACCGTCGCATTGAAAGACATCTAACTTCCGAAAAAGCTAGATAG